The nucleotide sequence TTATCATTATTCAGATGATGGCTATGAGCTGTTTCTTTGACATTATATTCAGTTGTGACATTCTGTACTTTTATATCTTGACACGTGGATCTCAGCCTATTAAACTTATGAATTAGGTAGATAATGCATGTGGTAATAATTTGCAGAGACTAGAAAATCATGAAGTGACAGACAACTCCCCATCTGATTCGGAGGGCACTGGAGCAAGGAATCCAGATACCGAGAGGATGTCAGATATCAGGAATCCAGTTTCTGATCTGATTGTCTTCAAATACTGCTTGGGAGGCTTAAATGAGAGGGCCCTTTTGCTCAAGGAGATTTCCTCAGCAGCGTCTCAGAAAGAACTTGAAAACTTAGCACAGCTGGtctccttgtatttgggatgttCCCATCATGGGTAAGCTATACAGGTTATGCTACTTTGAtatgtccaaaaaaaaaaaaaaaaaaagttaatctgttttatatttgattgaatatgGTAACAAGTAATAACCATTATCATTATGACCTATTTCCTAGTTCGAGCATACAAGTAATTGtcaagaaaaaaaggaaaaactcGACTTATTATTAAGATGCAGCACAAGCTGTAAATTTATACAGCATAGGCACAACCTGCTTTATGCGGATTTAGGAAACTACACAGCCTGCCTTATGCAGATTTAGGAAACTACCAAatctagaaagaaataaaaggaaggCTACAACTACCgaatatagaaagaaatatacaaaaaaGATAGAAGACATAATATACAATCAAATCACTTAAATAAGGAAagcaaagtaattaaataaatctcccATGGACTCTCGTGGATATGAAGCAATATGAATCAGCCCCATAAGGAATATGAATCAGCCACATCTTCTAACACTCACCCTCAAGATGGAGAGTGGATGTCATACATTCCCATCTTGTGTAGAAGCTTGTGAAATATGCTATAAATAGATCAGCAAGTTGTTCGCCGGTAGGAACAAATGGAGTACAAATCAAGCCACCTTCAAGTTGCGCTTTAATGAAATGTTGATCAACTTCAATATGTTTAGTCCTATCATGTTGGACGGGGTTATGGGCAATATTGATAGCagatttgttgtcacaatataacCGCATAGGAGCTGTCCAACGGATCTGTAAATCTGCCAAGATTATTTTGAGCCACAACAACTCACAAATCCCCAAAGCCATAGATCTAAATTCAGCCTCCGCATTAGatctagccaccacattttgcttcttacttctccatgtgaTAAGATTACCACTAAGAAACGTACAATAACCTGAGGTTGACCGTCTATCAACAAGGGATccagcataatctgcatcagtgtataCTTCCATAGACATGTGACCaccttttttaaataaaatgcctTTACCTAGACTGTCTTTAAGACAATGAAGATTACGATGTACAGCTTTAAGATGACTTTCTTTGGggttatgcataaattgactagCTACGCCCATGTAATATGCAATGTCTGGTCTTGTATCAGAAAGATATATGAGCCTCCCCACTAATCATTGGTAGGATGCTCGATCAACAACCCCTTCTTCCAGCACCAATATGATGATTTTGTTCAATTGGAGTATCAATTACTATACAGCCCAACATACCAGTTTCCTGTAAAAGATCCAGCacatatttttgttgtgaaataAAGATACCCTCCTTAGATCGAGCcacctcaatacccaaaaaatattttagattgcCCAGCTCTTTTATTTCAAACTCGTGAATCAAGCATCTTTTCAAGGCATCAATACCGTCTTTATCATCTCCTGTcacaatgatatcatcaacatatactaataGAGCAGTGAGTTTACCCATTTTAGAATGATGAATAAAAAGAGTATGATCTCATTGACTTTGTTTATAGTCCAAACCAAGCATCACCTTTGTAAACCTCCCAAACCAAGCCCTGGGAGACTGTTTCAGCCCATATAGGGCTTTCTTCAACCGGCATACAACATTTTCTCCATGATTAGTCAATTCGAACCCAGGAGGAACttccatataaatttcttcttctaaatccccatgtaaaaatgcatttttaatatcaaattgatACAACGGCCAGTCTAACATAGCTGCTAAAGACAACAAAATTTTGACAGTATTCATTTTTGCGACGGGAGCAAACGTCTCAATGTAGTCCACACCATATGTTTGTGTATAACCCTTGGCCACTAATCTAGCTTTGTACCTTTCGAGAGAGCCATCTGATTTATacttcactataaatatccatCTACACCCAAtagttttctttcctttaggtAGTTGGACCAAAtcccaagtttgattcttttcaaGTGCAGCCATCTCCACCTTCATGGCCTTCTTCCAATTATCATTACTTAAAGCTTCAGATAGATTCTTTGGGATAGGGATGGAGTTAAGGTTGGTCAAGAAGGCCTTGTGTGCCGGAGACAATTTAGAATAACCGAGGAATAGATGTAGGGGATGTTGAGTGCAGGCTTGGGTTCCTTTTCTTAAGGCAATTGGGATGCCCAGGTCATCCAAAAGTGGGTTAGATGGCTGAGTGTTGCTTGAAATAGGTTCTGGTATAACAGTAGAGACTGTAGGTTGAAGTAAATTAGGACTCTTGTGTGAATTAGGTTGAGAGCTACACTGATCTACGCAAGgattagatgattcagcatgcTTAGAGATAAAATCGGGACCTTTTCCCCTTGAATAGACTTGCAATGGGTGAGAAGAAGAGTGAACATTCTCTCTTGGAACCAAATTTAAGAAATCTTAAGGGTGAtttgaaggagaaggagaaactggaaaatttgagaaatagaATTCCCTTGACTGTTCATCCAATGAATTGGTCTCCCCCTTAATATCAGCCATATCAAAATATGATTGGTCCTCCATAAAGCTTACATCAGTCGAAACAAACAGCTTCTTGGATGGAGGATGGAAACATTTATAACCTTTTTGAGTGGAGGAATATCCAACAAAGACACTTAAGGGCTCTAGGATCCAATTTCCCTCTATGAGGAGAATGATTATGAACAAAAACCAAACAACCAAACACTCTTGGGCAAAGATTTGTTGGAATAAATTTTGGGAATGCCTTAGTAAGAAGCTGAAGAGGACTTTGGAGGTCAAGATTCCTAGAAGGAAGCCTATTGGTGAGATAAGTAGCTGTCAAGATAGCTTATCCCCAATAGCGTTTTGGCACATTATTGTGAAATAAAAAGGATCTTGTAACTGCCAACAAAtgaccattcttcctctcagctactccattttgctgaggggtataaacacaagaagactcatgaattatacccatctcttgaaagaaaagaGATAGAGTTTGGTTAAAAAAATCTTTGGCATTGTCAgttctcattcttttaattcCAATACCAAATTGATTCTTAATCATGGTatagaaattaggaaaaatgaTGCATACTTCTGATTTGTTCTTTAGAAGATACAACCACACAACTCGGGTACAATCATCCACAAACAACACAAACCATCGAGCACCCGAAATATTAGGAATAGGAGAaggaccccaaatgtcactatgaattaaGTTGAAAGGAAGAGCACATTGAGTATTATTAAGAGTAAATGAAACTCTTTTATGCTTAGCAAATTGACAAACATCACAATGTAAATCACTATTATCTAATCCCTTGAACAAAGAGGGATACATAGACCGAAGAACTACAAAAGATGGATGTCCTAGGCGAAAATGATGAAGCCATAAAACATCCTTATTGGATTTagctaaaaaatatataggagaaaaatgttttctatcACTCAGCCCACTAGACTCTTCAAGGTAGTACAACCCCTCTTTCACCTTAGCATGCCCAATCTTCTTCCTCGTGTCCttttcctgaaattcacaaaGATTTGGATAGAAGATGGCACAACAATTAGTGTCTTGGGTCAGttttttaatagagatgagatTGGTGTAGAGTTTTGGGACATGGAGAACATCTTTCAGAATTAGTTAATTGTTAATAAGGATATCCCCTATTCCAGCAACAATAGTTAGAGATCCATTAGCCAACACAATCTTTTTAGTATTGGGGCATGGTTTGTAGTTTAGAAATTTGTGTGAAGAATGGGTCATGTGGTCGGTTGCATCGGAATCAAGTACCCAGTGTGATTTAAAACCTAAATCTGAAGCATTTAAGCAACAAGAATTGAAAGTAATACCTGTGAAGACAAGATTTGAAGCACTAACACCTTGCTCTTTTTCAAGAGACCCCAATAGGTTCCTTAACTTCTCAATCTCCTCCTGTTTGAGTCCCATCAATCCTATTTCTTTGCCTTATGTATGCTTTTGGTCACTGTAGTTGGTCATATGGGATGGCTGTTGACCATTGGCAGTGTAGGCTTGTACCTTAGCCTTAAGTTGTTGTCCTCCTTTTGTTGGCTTCCCATGAACCCTCCAACATTTATCAACTGTATGCCTCGGCTTCTTACAGAAAGTGCACCACAAACTATCTTTGTTTGTGGTCCAACTTGTATCCATGAATCTTTTATCTTCTTTAGTCCCTCTTTCACGTCCAGCTCCTTTTAGAGTCAATAGAGCTGAATTCTCCAGGTGACCATGCTCCAACATAACTCCTCTTCGgccttcttttgcatgtacaaTAGAAATTACTTCATTTAAGGAGGGTAGATTAGGCTTAccaagaatttgaattttagcaGCATCATATTCTAAATTTAGTCCAGCCAAGAAGTCATATATTCGCTCATTCTTTACAAATCTCTTCTGGACTGCTGCATCTTCACTGCATTTCATTTGGATGCACTGATAGTGATCcaattcttgccacaaggtttgtAACAAGTTGGAATATTCGGTGATAGACCAATTCCCTTGCTTGGTTGCTGCTGCCTTGGTCCTAAGTTCATAAATCTGAGTGACATCACGTACCTTTGAATAGGTAATCTTCACCGCCTCCCATATCTCCCTTGCCGTTGTTAAGAACATAACGGTATCACTAATCTTCGGATTCATGGAGTTCCATAGCCAAGATAGACTAatgaatcttcttcatcccatgcacCATACATAGGATCATTCTCCTGCGGTCCAGATCCCTCCAAATGACTCAATTTTCCCTTGCCTTTCAAGAAAGTCTTGATAAGTTGGGACCACTTGAGGTAGTTCTTGCCATTCAACCTATAGGCTGCTTGGACAATCGGAAGTTCTCCTCCAATACTATGACTGATCGGAAGTTCCCTCCCAGTGCCTTGACTAGTACTTTCTGTAACATCAGTCATGCCTACTGATTTTTCAGTTTCGGCCGCCATTCTATGGGTTGAGAGAGAATTGGATCAAGAGGGCCTCTCAGCTTTACAATCTCGACATGCCTAGGACTAATCCTAAGGCTCTGATACTATGtcaagaaaagaaggaaaaactcGACTTATTATTAAGATGCAACACAAGCTGTAAATTTATACAGCATAGGCACAACCTGCCTTATGCAGATTTAGGAAAGTACCAAatctagaaagaaataaaaggaaggCTACAACAACCgaatatagaaagaaatatacaaaaaaGATAGAAGACATAATATACAATCAAATCACTTAAATAAGGAAagcaaagtaattaaataaatctcccATGGACTCCTGTGGATATGAAGCAATATGAATCAGCCCCATAAGGAATATGAATCAGCCACATCTTCTAACAGTAATGATTGCAGAACCTTTGAAGGAAAtgtttttcacaattttttttctgcATAAAAGATAACTACTCATTCTGCTTGCCCATGAAAAGCAACTGGTACATGTTGAGAAATCATCTGCTTATGCCACATCCGTGGTTGGAATAGCATCTGTTGGGAATTGTCACAAGTGCTATTTCACATGGGGAACAAATGTACTATTTTTTGAGCTTTACCAAACTATCTCCTATTTCTTTCTAGCTGTTGAAAAAGAAGCAATATGAATTGCTCTCACAGTTGCTTCATTCCCTTTGGATGTAATTTCTGTGAATAAACTACCTGAAATCAACAACTTAGACTCTTCTATATATATGCCATAAATTTCTAGCCATTCAATTGACAATATGatatgaattttgtttttcaggCGACAAATAATAATTGCGAAGGCATTGGTAGAGGAGGGAACAAAAGTTTGGGATCTGATCTCACAAAATAACAATCATGTTCTTTGGGTGAATGTGGCTTCTGTGATAAAACAACAGTTCATAATGATTGCGCATTGCAGTTCCAGATCATTGACACAGctggtttctctctctctctctctctctctctctctctcaacccaCCAATTTGCACACACCCAACCACTCACATTCCCTGAAGAAATGCATGTGCTTGCCAGCACACATTTATGCATAGACATCAATATATATCACTGATGATTATGTCTACATTGGGCTGTAAGCAACCTTTCCCTGCTTAAATATACTTTGTCTACTGCACCTTGTACCAATTCTAGTCCCAAGTGTTTAGCCTTATCTCAAACTGTCAAGTAAGAGACAAGCTCTAGAATACAAAATCTTTGAAGGTGCATTTGGATTCTAACTTAATAGCTACTGTTATAGGCATATTTTATCCTAGATATGTGCTCACGCCAGTTGCCTTTATAATCTCTTGCACAACTCCTCAATGATTCCTCTAAGTCTGAATTCTCTCTTtagatttttcatccatctatGGGCGATAGCTTATactaaatttatctttttaattagGCTTAGCTAAAAACTATCTCCAAATCTAAAGATATACCTCAAATATATATTGATACAATACTGATTGCCACTCTCTGAAATCTTACCATTTCTTGTACATACAAGGTAGCTAATTTTTCCaaatgtatagttttttttttttttttctttttttcactgAAATGTGAGCTATCTTTGTTAGTTCAATCCAGGAGAAATCATTTTCTCCTATATAGAGAGTGTTACCCCCAATTTTCATGGTTATACATTCTCATTCCCACTCAAGTATAAATAAAGGTTTCAACAACTCTACTAGTCTTAGTACACAGACTTTATCGGCTGACTTCCTAAACACTTGGATACAAACTCTATCACCTGTGTCTTTTTACAGGGCCACTAATAAACTTTCATCAAATCTCTATACATCTTAGCATTACATGGATGGGTAGTGTAATGTGACCTATGAACTTCTAGCAATTCATTCATTAGACACTATTAGCTAGTACACCCTGTCTACCTCTAAGTTAGAAAATCTTGACTAGGTCCTCAAATGCATTACTAAGTCAAAACTCAGATTTATATTTTAGATTTCTCATCTTCACGTTAGCATTATATTCTTGATTTATCATTCTAGTCAATATTGATTGGACTTTAAAATTTACCAACAGGTTTTGCTCTACTTCTACCTTCAATTAGCTAAAATCTTCTAACCAAGTTCATTGGCCAGCCCTTAAATAGCCAACCCCTCATAGTTCTTTCTACTCCAAACATTAGTCACTGAGCTTTGTGTGGAAGTTCATCATAGTACAATTTGAATGctcagaaaaataaataagtctACTTATTTTCTTCTAGAACATTGAAATGTTGACTTTATCTATATTGATGCCAAACTATTCTTTGTATAAATAACACCTctacaatttcaaatttaaaatacctGCAACTTAATCTGGGACATAAGGATGCAGCCTAAACCATAGACTATCACTTTTCCATGAAACGTAAGGATGCAGCCTAAAGAATTCTTGGAGgcactatatataaaaaaatcccTTGTTCTATCTGGTTCAAGCTGTTGAAGTTTTCCTCTTCTTTAGTTCTTAAAAACTCCTTTCATATTCCTCCATCCACTCATGCTTGACATTTTTCTGAGTTCTGATTCAATTTCTTCTCAATAACACTGCTATAGAAATAATCCTGGTCAACAACTATATGGAACTTACTTCTCTCCATTTTATGGACATCTAAGATATCCTTCGAAAATAAGTAATTTCCCCAATTTGTCATGGTGCTTGTGTCCTCACTTCGTTCTCTCGCAACCTCAATTACACTAGCTAGGTAAATATCCTTGCTACCCTTTTTTGAGACAATTAACTAGCCTTTACTATTAAAAGgagacctttttttttttttcactttgcAAATTCTCAAGATCAAATGCTAATCCTAGGTCAAAAGTCCATTCTTCCTATGACAATCCACTAAAACTATAATGTTTAGATGAAACATTCACTCCCAACAACATCTTCAAAGTTAGACATATCCTACCAGACTTTGCTATTATCAACCTAATATCTTTGACTTGATAGACGACTTGTATTTCTATAACTACCTCAACCATGAGATCATTCTAAATAGTAGGAGGTATAGTAGCCTCCCAAGAAAATGCCAACTAATTAAGATGATCTATCATGTTTATCTTAACCACTAAGCATGAAGTTGTTATCAAAGGTCTCTTAAGCTATAGCTCCCCTAGCATTTGGATGTGCCCTCGGAGacatataaacaaaattttcacAACGTTATCCAATAGACCTGACCAAATAAGAAGACAATAGATATCGAAATTGAATAGAACAATATCCTAATAGCCTTTTAGAAATGTCCCAATTGTGAGTGTGCTTGAGTTCATAACCACAATCCTGAACCTACTAAATGTTGCTCTTTTAGTTACAAGGGACTCAATAAAAAAGGATCAAATCTAGTAGTTAAAATCTAGAACCCAAGGCTTCGATACCAACTCTATAGTTGGGGGCCATAATTGGCAGCTAACCCATAAGGTCAAGAAAGCCTTGATACATGCCATACCATATCATgacaataacaaataataacCAATAAATTGAACCATAAAAATATCCATTCCATGATAATAAACTAAATCAATGTCTATACAACCCTAACTACAATTAAACTAGATAAAATTGCCAAGAATATcaagataagaaaatatttaatgtcCACAAGAACAAATGTGGGATGGCCAAGATAAAAATGTCTAAATTGATGAACTAGACTAAAACGCTCAAACTATCCGATGTATAGATTCTATTGCCAAACCAtgatctaatatatatatatatatatataatggattTGTATTATTAATGTGGCTTTTAGAACTTAATTACCATTATGAATGTTGTGTCATTAACCTTAACTTAGTTAGGATAAGGTGTAGTTCATGATGATAGATATAACTTGAATGAGTTAAAATGAGATAAACAATATGCAAGCGTATTTATACAAGAAAGCTTTTCTTTAAGATTAAAAATTGTTGTAGAAAATCTTAATTTAACTAAGAAAATGTGCACATTAACAATAAAATGGAAACGCAATTGTATAATGAAAGGAGATTTGGAAAAAGAACATAGAATCGGTTTGAAATGAGTTATGCCAAAGCAAATCTTCTTAAGACAGATTTCGCCCCCTCAATGGTGCTAAAGGATCAATGGATGTCTGTCTTCCAAGATATAACACTTCTTCCAAGAATTAGTACAATACAATACTAACCTTGTTGGGCGAAACCAAACTTGATTGCACTCTTCTTGACCAGAGGAAAGAGATTAGAATCTCTTTCAAGATATAACACTTCTTCTAAGAATTAGTACAACACAATACTAACCTTGTCGGGCGAAACCAAACTTGATTGCACTCTTCTTGACCGGAGGAAAGAGATTAGAATCTCTTGCACTTAGAAGTAATAGAGGATTATGAAAGTATATTGGAGGAGGAATGTACAAAATCAGTAGACTCGAATTGATTTTTGGATTAAAGAAATGGAAATAGGAGGGTCCTATTTATAGTTTCCAAGTGTCCAATCGTGAAAGGTCATATTGTTTGATTCAGATTAATCTAGATCTTCAGATCACATCCTTTTAGATTTAGGCACGACCTAACGGTCTAGATTGCATCATCTCGTGAAGGTACATATCTCTTCCTTTGCACCTTTCACAGTCGAACAGACGTGTCCACTCACTCGTACCCCGAACGATTGCATCCACTCGACACCCTACTGCACAAAGGTATGCCATGCACACATCTCCTGGATGCCTATGCCACATCAACGCCACGTCAGTTCACTTGCCACATCATCAAGCCACTCGACCATGCATTTCTAGAGCATTTTCTCCAAAGATCAGATTGGGAGTCGACTCTCTGCATCCATAGTTGACTCCCAGTCATCCATAGTCAACTCCCCGTGTGCCAGAGTTGACTATAtcaaagccatagtcgactccTAGTGTGATAGAGTCAAGCTATAGTCGACCTAGCTGATAGCCTATTATGCATGAAAGTTATCTATTCCCACATAGATTAGGCGGAGTATATCTATacttatatctatatttatttgGGAAAGAATGAATAGATATTCTTGCATGGATTTGGTATAACATGTATACCTATTTTTACATGGATTTGGCATGGTATATATACttatttctctatttattttaagaaagtaTGTGTACCTATTTTCTATATGGTTTTGGTaatgtatataattttattcttacaTGGTTTTAGTATGATTTATTTCAAGTTCTGCAAGGATTTGGGTGTTTATAATATATCTCACATAAAATAGATGACAATTAAAGTTTACTCAAACACCCCCCTTCCtccctcaaaaaaaaaagaagagaaaaatacatAGATATAATAGTTTGCTTTGAATCTGAAACAATGTAGTGGTAATGATATGACACCACCTCCCAACAATATATCAAGTCTTAAATTCCATTGAGTGGAGTTTACTTGAACTCTAGCATGCCAATTATTTGTATCTATGGCTACATCTTTTGTAAAGCcattataatttatatcatGCCTTGGAGttttccaccaagtttttctttatcttcctcTTATCTCTCTTGCTAAaaacttcttccattccatTCACTCTTCCCATGTGAgcatttattacttttttttcttcacaTGGCTAAACTATCTTTATTGTATTTAACACGTCTTACCTTGCTATTGAATAttgatataaaacaaaaattaaaaaaaggagTCCTAAAATGGTGACACGAGCAGGGTTTTGGCCATCGGCCTTGGTCCTCTAATTTTTCTCATTTCAGAATTTTGGGTTTTCCTTCAATGGGGAGACACTTaggtttaatattaattatatgagcCTTATGgaagataaggccatagataaaaatgaacaGAAGggtagaattcatgtagctaatCCCATATATTATGATAAAGGCTTGGGATGTTGCTGACAAAGTGAGTTTTTGATGGGCAGTTTGGTAAATAACATTTGTAATAGTTATGTTTTTTATGTTCTAAATGTAAAGAACTTCTATCAAAATCAGTAAAAGTTATGTTTTTTTTGACGATTATTGATCTTCTAGGACTTAGAGCTGTTGAGGAAAATTGCTGGGTGCCAGGAGTTAGTGGCCCGAGAACACTTTGAGAAGCTGTGGTGTTGGCTATATCCAGTAGCTTATACGCTATCAATACATTGGGTAAATTCAGCCTGGAATTCTACATCTCCTAAGTGGATAGAAGGATTCATTACGAAAGAAGAAGCAGAGTATTCACTTCAAGGACCAGCAGGCCTTCAAGACCCTGGGACATTTATCCTGCGATTTCCTACTTCAAGGAGCTGGCCCCACCCAGATGCTGGTAACTTGGTTGTGACTTACATTGGTAGCGATTATAAAATTCACCACAGGATGCTGTcacttgattttattttcagGTGTGTACGTCACTTCCTTGTATAATTGTCTTGGTGCAGTATTTCTTGTAGACATTTAGTTGGTAAACATGCGGTTGGGCTTTTAGAAGAAAGCAGATACTCTCCCTCcctttttttgtcaatttatgGAAAGGTGACAACAAAGTTGAGACTGTCATTTTTGTTTGCAGTCCTGGTTGGATGTGCTCCCTCGCTGGGGGCAAAggcaaaaatatttgaaaattcctctaaATTCTTCACTCTTGTGTCTGCTGAGTGAAGAGAGAACGCaaattttggaataatttattttctgtcaAAGATGACCCTTTTTGGCAGGTAACTAGGAATTCTGGAAGATAGGAATTAACAAAATATGCTAAATGGTATAACTTGATTTACGGGTAGTGTTTAGTTACCCAATGGATACACACATGTACCGAACATGTGTCCACTCTTGATGTCTGCATACTAGGAAAAGTCGACTCTGCTGGTCTTCCTTTTTGTTGCCCCTCTGACTTTCCGGGATGTTTTCTGTTTCCTCGTCTGTACTAGCAGATAGAGAATATGCATCTTGAAGACTGACATCTTCTTCTGCCCTTGTAGTGCTGGTGAAAAAGAGAAGACTTGGAAACCACTAAAAGATATGCTCCTCGCGGAGCCTGAGCTTTCCCGATTGGGCAGTTAAGTTATCCAATGAATGCTAAAGTGTACTCTCTTCCATATTCCCGAATTCGTTGTTCATATAAAATTGTAATGATTCACAGTGCCTTATGAATGCAGGGTTTTCAGAAGCGGCTAGGTTTCTTGTTTAGTAATCGATGTCCTCCTTTCTCGGGGAAATAAGGTGGCTTCTGTGAGAATCAGTTTTCCTGTTGGTTCCTTCCGTTTCTCTGTTAAGCTTTTGTGTACATAACTTAATGTATCTGGTTTTCTCTTTGTGTGTTGGATTCAAATAACTAAACTATGGGGCTGTAAAGAATGGCAGTGTTGTAGAGAACTATTAGGTTTGCTTTGGTGGAAGGAATGGATGGACATATTGACTTGACATCTCATCTTATATTTGCTCTCCAGCCCATTCCATCTGTCCTCCTATTGTTATGGGGATTCATTGACAaactgtgtttttttttttttccttttttcttttgttaaatttatgttttcattATCGGCAATCTCTTGAAACTTTTTCTTATGAGACTGGTGTCGAAACGTAACCCCAACCAAACTATTGTCTTGCTAAAGGGGTGAATAAGAGGGACATTTAGCgtaaaattatttgcattatttttttttaaatttgtattatcGATATGATTTTAAAAGTCAAATGAT is from Diospyros lotus cultivar Yz01 chromosome 2, ASM1463336v1, whole genome shotgun sequence and encodes:
- the LOC127794888 gene encoding SH2 domain-containing protein A-like isoform X1, producing the protein MSSSPMKEKSNSSIHLLSESPPCQLDDGSSELRCNIVHEGNSNPSSRQVKFGQDNSFATYKADLNMDRAKEKCFPHNFTANERLENHEVTDNSPSDSEGTGARNPDTERMSDIRNPVSDLIVFKYCLGGLNERALLLKEISSAASQKELENLAQLVSLYLGCSHHGRQIIIAKALVEEGTKVWDLISQNNNHVLWVNVASVIKQQFIMIAHCSSRSLTQLDLELLRKIAGCQELVAREHFEKLWCWLYPVAYTLSIHWVNSAWNSTSPKWIEGFITKEEAEYSLQGPAGLQDPGTFILRFPTSRSWPHPDAGNLVVTYIGSDYKIHHRMLSLDFIFSAGEKEKTWKPLKDMLLAEPELSRLGMPYECRVFRSG
- the LOC127794888 gene encoding SH2 domain-containing protein A-like isoform X2, whose amino-acid sequence is MSSSPMKEKSNSSIHLLSESPPCQLDDGSSELRCNIVHEGNSNPSSRQVKFGQDNSFATYKADLNMDRAKEKCFPHNFTANERLENHEVTDNSPSDSEGTGARNPDTERMSDIRNPVSDLIVFKYCLGGLNERALLLKEISSAASQKELENLAQLVSLYLGCSHHGRQIIIAKALVEEGTKVWDLISQNNNHVLWVNVASVIKQQFIMIAHCSSRSLTQLDLELLRKIAGCQELVAREHFEKLWCWLYPVAYTLSIHWVNSAWNSTSPKWIEGFITKEEAEYSLQGPAGLQDPGTFILRFPTSRSWPHPDAGNLVVTYIGSDYKIHHRMLSLDFIFSAGEKEKTWKPLKDMLLAEPELSRLGRFSEAARFLV
- the LOC127794888 gene encoding SH2 domain-containing protein A-like isoform X3 codes for the protein MSSSPMKEKSNSSIHLLSESPPCQLDDGSSELRCNIVHEGNSNPSSRQVKFGQDNSFATYKADLNMDRAKEKCFPHNFTANERLENHEVTDNSPSDSEGTGARNPDTERMSDIRNPVSDLIVFKYCLGGLNERALLLKEISSAASQKELENLAQLVSLYLGCSHHGRQIIIAKALVEEGTKVWDLISQNNNHVLWVNVASVIKQQFIMIAHCSSRSLTQLDLELLRKIAGCQELVAREHFEKLWCWLYPVAYTLSIHWVNSAWNSTSPKWIEGFITKEEAEYSLQGPAGLQDPGTFILRFPTSRSWPHPDAGNLVVTYIGSDYKIHHRMLSLDFIFSAGEKEKTWKPLKDMLLAEPELSRLGRVFRSG